Within Conger conger chromosome 3, fConCon1.1, whole genome shotgun sequence, the genomic segment cccgtacaactgatcatttctgggaaccatcgggagatgatctagttccgcgtcatccagtcccctaatgaccaactcatcttgggattaccctggctccagaaacacaaccccacgatcaactggagttctaatcaagttcaagcctgggattctaaatgtgatctgtcctgcttgcgttccgccccaccaccagcagagggagcactagctccaccacagactcccaagccctccctggaaagggttcccacaccttaccatgacctgggcacggtgttctccaagactcaagctcagtcactgccgccccatcgaccctacgactgcgccatcgagctccttcccggttcgtcactcccctctagtcgcctatacaacgtctccagaccagaaagggaggctatggagaaatacatccgtgactgcctggctaacggactaattcgcccatcttcctctcctgtcggtgcgggattcttcttcgttcagaagaaggatggctccctacgcccatgcatcgactacagggagctgaacaacatcacggtgaggaacaagtatcctctgcccctgatggactccgcgttccacccacttcacgaggccaccatcttcaccaagttggatcttcgcaacgcttaccacctggtccggatccgtgagggcgatgaatggaagaccgccttcaacacctctctcggacacttcgaatacctggtcatgccattcggcctcaccaatgctcctgccgTGTTCCAGGctctggtgaatgatgttcttcgggacttgttgggccgctatgtgttcgtctacctggatgacatcttgatctactccactaatgccaaggatcatgaaaaccacatcaggcaagttctacagagacttctagagaacaatttatttgtcaaggcagagaagtgcgtcttccactctgacacagttgagttccttgggtttatccttgagaagggacagatcagggcggatcccaagaaaattctggcggtcaccgactggcccacacccacttcacgcaagcaactccagcgcttcttgggattcgccaatttctaccgtaggttcatccgttcctatagtcaagtggtctcccctctaaccaagctcacgtcccctgcggtgccattccggtggagccccgaagctgagacgtccttcaccaaggtcaagagactgttctcttccgctcccatcctggtacaccccgaccccacccgccagtttgtggtcgagacggatgcttccgacacaggggtgggagcagtgctctctcaggtggcggccgctgacaaccgactacacccctgcgccttcttctccaagaagctgtccccggcggagaggaactatgacgttggaaaccgagagctgctggcagtcaaactggcgctggaggagtggagacattggctggagggggccgagaagccgttcatcgtttggaccgaccacaaaaacctggcatacctccagacagccaagaggctgaattctcgacaggcgagatgggcactgttcttcgggaggttcaacttctctctgacctaccgcccgggttcgaagaacgttaagcccgacgccctgtcccgtcgattcaacacctgttctgagcgtgaggttcccgagaacatccttcctgcctcctgcactaTCGGATCTGTCAcgtggaagatcgaggcggtgatccagagggctctacgggaggatcccgatcccaggtccaaccccggattacgcctttacgttccctcagccgctcggacacaggtgctgcaatgggcccattcatccctcctttcctgccatcccggctttacccgcaccttggcggtgcggaagcggagattctggtggagctccatgatccctgacaccaggcgcttcatcaaggcatgtaccacctgtgccagaagcaaggcctcccaccaagcccctgctggtctactccaacctctgcctgtgcccagccgaccctggagccacatcggcgtggacttggttaccggacttcccccttccgaaggtaacaccaccatcatcctcactgtggtggaccgattcagtaaggcggcccacttcatccccctgcctgggttacccactgcccaagagactGCGGATGTACTTAtcaaggaagtgttccgcatccatggaatcccctcagacattgtatctgaccggggcccacaattcatttctcaagtgtggaaagctttcttcctggccctcggtgccacagccagcctctcatccggctaccaccctcaatccaatgggcagaccgagagggccaaccaggatttgggagccgtgctacgttgtgtctctgcccagaatccggcttcatggagcaagatgctcacctgggttgagtatgcgcacaacacccttccatgcgccgccaccggaaagTCTCCGTTCGAGATCTCtctaggctaccaacctccactgttccctgaccaagaagccgagatcgctgttccctccctcgccatccacatgaaacggtgcgccaaggtttggagggaagccaaggccgcgctgctaagcacggcagaccgtaatcggcgttttgctgatcgccaccgcactccagctccggcctacaaaccaggtgactccgtctggctgtccactaaggacattcccctccaagccacttcccacaaactgaaACCctgctttattggtccctttaaaatccacagaatcatcaatccttcctctgtaaaattgtcactccctgcttcccttaagattcaccccacattccatgtctcctgtattaagcctgtatcctctcaccccatatgtcccccggatcccccaccacctcccccctgcattattgacaaccaccctgcatttactgttaacaaactcttgaacattcgtaagaggggccgtggggctcaatacttggttgactgggagggctatggccctgaggagcgttcctgggtcgctcccagtctaattctggacaaatcactcatcagagacttccatcgtgaccaccctgataaattccaaggaccgccaggagtcggtcgttaaggggggggtcctgtcacgtttcaggtctgtctcgccatgttttatgtttattcatgttgtattagtcttgtattgtctgcacctgtctacacccgcatttatagcccagtcgcgctactgttctctgcgaaattgtctgcctctgtttaccacgcaactcttgagcatttactaccattgattacacgttatgatccaagcctgtttaccgaccattgattattgatttctgttttgtgaccttcgtttgttttttgactacgtcctcgcctaccgtttttgtacttttgcttcgctgattgtttcatggtttcgactcccgcttcgcccacgactacgcctctgcctgccgtccgtctgttcatctgcctcgctgacagctctcctgctaccggacctccctgcacgtctaccgactacgagtttgcctcttccctcggcaccgtgctttttgtttgtttaccttttgtttggctggatctacgtgtatggactttgcttgtgttgactactctcctgggattcgtcccgaataaagccctgaggggtctttatattactattgtttctgagtcgtgcattttgggtccaacccccacgcacccgtctcacatacACCGCCACCCCACTTCCACCGCTAGGGAGATCAGATCATAACCTGGTCTTCCTTCAACCACAGTACACTCCACTAGTCCGCAGACAGCCAACCACCATGCGTTCCTTTAGGAAATGGTCTTCCGAAGCAGAGGAGACTCTGTGGGACTGCTTTGAGTCGACGGACTGGAGTGTGTTACAGGATTCATATGGTGAAGATTTTGAGGGGGTCACAAACTGCACCACTGACTACCTGAATTTCTGTATGGACATTGTAGTTCCCACTAGAACTGTACGTTGCTTTCCAAACAACAAGCCTTGGATTACCAGCGATGTCAAGGGCCTCCTCAATAGGAAGAAGAGGGCTTTCAAAGAGGGGGACCAGACAGAGCTGAAGAGCGTACAGGGGGAACTTAAGGTCAGGCTGAAAGAGACAAAGGAGGAATACAGAAAGAAGGTGGAACAGAAGCTGCAGGAGAACAGCATGAAGGAAGTCTGGGATGGCATGAAAACCATCACAGGCTGCAGGAGTAGGAACAGTACAGTGGATGGGGATTTGGATAGAGCAAACAAACTCAACCATTTCTACAACCGTTTTGACTGCTCTGCTACTCTCTCCTGCTCACCacatgccccctccccctcctcctcactctcACCTCCACAACCAACTGCTGATGCACCCCTGAAGTGGCCACAGACATCATGGCTCCATGCACTACAGGCAACAATGCTCCCACACCCCCACTACTATCACCTCCTCAGCAGGGTACTGATGTACCCCTCCCCCATGCTGCCGCCACAGACAGTGTGACTTCACCTTCCCCACCGCTCACAGATGCAACCCCTCACCTGACACACAGCGACAGGACCACCCTACCCCCCATCATCACGCTGTATCAGGTCAGTGGAGACCTAAGGAGACTCCGCCCCTGGAAAGCAGCCGGCCCAGACCGAGTATGTCCGAGACTGCTCAAAGCCTGTGCTGTGGAACTGGGGGAGCCTCTGCAGCATGTCTTCAACCTGAGCCTCCGACTGGGAAAGGTACCAGCAATGTGGAAGACATCTTGTCTCATCCCAGTCCCAAAGAAACCACACCCCAGCCAGCTCAATGACTACAGGCCAGTCGCTCTAACATCACACATGATGAAGACAATGGAACGACTGTTACTCAACATCCTCAGACCCCAGGTCCGCCACGCACTCGACCCGCTCCAGTTTGCATACCAGGAGAAGGTGGGCGTGGAAGAAGCCATCATCTACCTGCTGCACAGGACCCACTCTCATCTGAACAAGGGGAAAGGTGCTGTGAGAATCATGTTCTTTGACTTCTCCAGCGCCTTCAACACCATCCAGCCTGCCAGACTGAGAGACAAGCTTGTGCAGATGGGGGTAGACACTCACCTGGTATCCTGGATTACAGACTACCTGACGGAGAGACCACAGTTCGTCAGGATGAAGGACTGTTCCTCAGAGCAGGTGGTCAGCAGCACCACAGGGGACTGTGCTTTCACCGGTCCTGTTCACCCTGTATACATCTGACTTCAGGCACAACTCAGAGTCATGCCACATGCAGAAGTTTTCAGACGACACTGCAATAGTGGCGTGTATCGGGGATGGGCAGGAGGATGACTACAGGAACCTGGTGGATGATTTTGTCCAGTGGTGCAATGTCAACCATAtgcaactgaacattcccaaaaCCAAGGAGATGGTGGTGGATTTCAGGAGGACGAAGCCAACTATGCTGCCAGTCTCCATTGAAGGGGTCAGCACATTCAGATACCTAGGGGTACACCTGGACAATAAACTGGACTGGTCAGCCAACACTGAAGCACTCTACAGGAAAGGGCAGAGTCGGCTCTACTTCCTCAGGAGGCTGCGGTCTTTCAATGTCTGCAGTAACCTCCTCTGGATGTTTTACCAGTCTGTCATCGCCAGTGTCCTTTCTTATGCCATTGTGTGCTGGGGAGGCAGCATTAAGAAAAGGGACGCTGGGCGACTGGAAAGGCTGGTAAGGAAAGCTGGCTCTGTAGTTGGAATGGAGCTGGAGTGCTTAACAAcatcaacagcagagaaaaggacactgaacagGATGCTGGCAATCATGGACAATGACCGCCacccactatataacacactaaaccaacagaagagcatcttcagcagcagactcctgtctctgacatgcTCAACAAACAGGTCAAGAAGGTCGTTTGTTCCATGGGccatacatttatacaatacaCAAAACGGGAGGAGATAACTGGACTTTTCACCATgagtctctttctgctccttccaccACATCACGCTGTCTACTGTTTACTGattactttgtactttttgcACTACCAcgattgcacatttatttgatcgcacatttatttaacctaacatagcaccttatttttattaccatagcaccttatttcagattttttaacttttgatctttatgtgtgtgagatatgtgtgtatatatgtgtatgtataagctactgaatgcctaaaattttcctcgggatgaataaagtatctatctatctatctatctatctagtcTCCGCAGTATTAGTTGTCTGAAAGCTCATCATTATTCAGTGCCGAGATTTATGTACGCGTGTTATGGAGAGGTTTACGGCACACCTTTGTTTTGATTTCCGAGTTTGCCTTGCCGTCTTGTTTTGATTGCCCATCTGTTTATTTGgcttttgattatttgcttCCCCTTTTCGACTGACTTTTGCCtcagcccttttgtaccttcgttTTTATGAttccctggattttgacctttgaTTGTTTTTTCGATTATTCTTTTGCATTCTGATTTGGGCATTGTCTGTTGATCTCTTGGCTCTGAAtttggactgaataaacaacGTTTTTGGATTATGGTTTGGTCTACTTTTGGGTCCTTAGTACCATacataacagcttgtaaatgcaaatatttaaacaccatagtattagcagtagtagcaatagtccaCCGACTTGCCACAATCACACTCCACATTTTCAGACGGAAATGCGAATTTCaagttattttctgttgttctgaagagaacatgagaacaaaagaaaaggtttgatgataaCAAGCCATTGAGCCCAACTTGGctcatgataaaaaaataaaaaaataaaaactgataaATGGACATAAACCatcgacaaaaaaaaacaaaactatgaaCATTAAAACAGTCAATTAATCAAAATGATAAAACTCTAAAACAATAGAGGCAAAataaccaaaacaaaataaatgtaatgtaatatctatctgacaaaaccaaaatgcagACTACACGACCAAATAATTTTGTACATGCTGTTCTAATAACGGTTTGAAAAGCAGTCACTTGAAAGAATTAGACAAGGCAGGACTTTTcagcaataaaatatatttccgaACATTATCATTGTTGTGATATGTAGTGAGTCATATCAAGGCAAAACACGCAAAAAGGTCGACACCTATTCCAGAATGCAACCAATCTATCAACCAAACTAAACACATAAAGCAAAACTATTGTGAATGTGACCCCACCCAAGCGGCAGTTCAATGTCTTAATCAATTATAATAACATAAATACAGGTGCCAATTAATGCATTAGTTTTGAACACAATTACGCAACACGggtgtgagagcatgtgagtAATTATGAAAACAGGATTAGGATTAGCCTGCTGATGGGGCCAGTTGTGCCCAGATCCAGAGGGCCCAGCACACCCCTCAGTGGAACGCATGCTGCTTTTTCATTAGTAAGGGAGGGAATGCTTAAAGTTTAAAACAATCAACAGTCCGTTTTACACCATGGCAGACTTTGGTAGCTAACAGGATATACTCGCTAGTGAAAGTGCTACAAACACCACCACAGCTAGGATGCTAAAGTTAGTGACACAGCTAGCCGCTGAATTCTCTTAAATTAGTGTACCCGACTGAAACAAATGCAAAGCTTAACAGCATCGTTTGTCTATACATATAAATAAGCATATGTGTATTTGCCCAAGTATCAAAGACATACAGCTGCCGCTTGTGACTCCAAATAATTAGCTACATAATATGACACAAAAGCTTAGACCATAACTTAGCTATAATGCTACAGCTAAAATTCTAATGTTAGTTAAACTttagaaaatgtgaaaacacatttttgtcagaTTTCAGCATTTTCGCTGGGTTATTGACATAACATTCAAATGTCTATGGATGCTCGTGTAGTATTTCTCATCTGACAATAACACATTAAAGCCAATGATCCGGACTGGGAAGGATCCTCgcattgttatgttatgtgtgcTCTCTGGTCGCAAGCATCTTAAAATTCGGGGCCATCAAGGAAAAGGGCAACTTCAGTGGCGAGCTAGATCTTTAGAGGCAATGAAAgggtataataataatcatttcttGCTtttgcaacggcagccattttgcaccagaatggtCCCCACACAGCTGGGAAGGAGACTGACTGACCCGTCTCCTGGGGAATATACTAGCATTAGCTAGCATTTTGCTTTCTGATCTTTTACTTAGCTtggtaaaatatttttcaaccaTCAATTTTCAGGGTCTTTTTCATTGCCTGATGCAAATCTTAATTTGTTGTTGTATAAACAGAATGAGAAGCACTGTGAAATGGCACAGAATACACaacttcattatttttgttgttgtgaagtgtacataagaacataagaacaaAAGAAATGGTTTGCCAACaaaaggccattcagcccaacttgGCTCATCATTAGAAAaaaatgatgttgaagaaaaaggaaaaattgacaatataaaacaatcaacaaacaataaaaacaacaaatgaatcaatatgaacaataaaacaaaagaattgtacaataaacaaaatgagttGTAAGTTGTATTTGGCGAGACCAAAACAGCTAAATTGTTTAAAACTAGATAATATCTAACACATTATCAATCCttctaaaaatgtttatatttcatatcTTTAAAAACTTAGGTCGACACAAATGTTCTTGGGAACAATGTAGTCACATGTGTCACATGTCTGAGTGAGTCTTCATGCCTGTCAACGTGAGTGCGTAaaagtgtgcgtgagtgtgattTTACAGGGCACGAGGTGGCCCTGTTATATCATCACTGAGTTTTCTTCATCCACAAAAGGGCTGCCCTTTTCACCAAAGCCTCATCTGAGAGGTGACGTCACGCTCAATTATTCAACAGCTTATTATTTCAGGGCAgttaacaacacacacacatcaaggaGAACAATGTTGCACTACCAAAGAATTTCGAGAATCAAAAATATACTTTAGAACTATATCATTGTTGTGATATGTAGTGAGTGAGCAAACAAAATGGTcattttaaccctcctattacgTTGAGATTTTATGACCACTTTTATGTTTGTGGTCAAATTGAGCTCAACAGTttcaataaacacacaattattgtaacaGAAATATTTGGACACGGCCTGGTTGTCGCCTTCTTATTCCCAAATgacttttatccataaatattaaAACCCTGCAAGAAACTTCTCATGTTCGAGCCTACgatacagtaagtgaaagtttggcacctgtatgggaaaatGCCACCAGAATAATCCACCAAAAAATCTtatatatcaaaataaaaatgcttgtatattttcttacattttatacagttacagtggGTCAAAAGaacctcacacagcacatttgtatgcaaagtaCAGGACTgagcatagcattatgtttattgtatgttcgtcatttaatcccaccaaattcgAAAATGAGAGAAGTCACACACAAAACCCAAGCAGCTGTTCTCTGTCCTCTGTCTTAATCAATTATAATGACATAAATACAGTTGGCAACTAATACAGTAGTTTTGAACACAATGACGCAACATGTGTGAGAACATGTGAGGACTTCTACTAAAGTAATAAAATAGGATTAGGATTAGCCTGCTGATCGGGCCTGTTGGGCACAGCACACCCCTCAGTGGAACGCATGCTGATTCTTCTGTGGTAAGGGGGGGATGCTTGACGTTTAAGAAAATCATAGGGCAGTAGTCAGCTGTAAATAGCCTATAAACAGCCGCAAATTAGCCACCTCATAATCACCCCTGGCCCTGGTCACACAGGGTGTGCCCCAGGGCTCAGTGCTaggaccactgctcttcctcatctACATGCGACCTCTAGGTGAGATTACCACCAATCCACCAATAAGCACCACGGAAGCAGAGAGTATGTACATTTATAAATCCCTAGTCAAGCCCCACCTCTTCAGTAAGAGTTACTCTTGACCAAAACTTTTCTCTGAGCAAATGTACTAGCAAAAAATAATTACCCTTACCATGTTTTAGTAGGATACAACATAGCTCATTGCCTGTGTTTCTTTTATACCTTCTTGGCCCATCTTTTTGAAGCATATGAATAATTTTGGAGGGCTTGGCTTTCTTAATAGTAAAAACTGGTTTCTGATATCTGTATGTGGTATGCTAGACCTCATGGAGGCGATTCTTTCTTGGATGTGTACTGAACTCATGAGAATAATCTGATGGACAGCACCACTGTTATTCTTTCTTGTGCTAATTTACCTCACTCATCCTGAAATTTTAGGGAttgaggaaaaaagaaacagaaaagtcAAATATACCTTTCGACTGACATGATCTCAAGATTCTATCTACACCTTGTCAATAGATGCACAATTGTATGTGATTACATAATTAATATTGCATGAATCAGGGATTAAGATGGCAGGGTATGGCAGATTATATAACAGAAGTGAAATGTATTCCTCATTCCACAGGTGACGTTGTGGAATTCAGATGCGCTGAGAGactataaatgcagacatgctTGAGTCTGAATGACATATCGTTGGTTATTCCTGAGAACTTCAGAGAGATTCAGACAGCATGGCtccccacacactgctgctactcCTGGCTCTGGTCACTGGCACATCCTGCTCACACTTCGCAGGTGGCCAGATGAGCTACTACCCAAAGGGACGAGACATCTATGGAAACTATCAGGTATGGtaaaataatccatccatccatccatccattatctgaacccgcttatcctgaacagggtcgcaggggggctggagcctatcccagcatacattgggcgaaaggcaggaatacaccctggacgggtcgccagtccatttattattattataattattatcatcattgtcattgttattattataaggggcagcctatagccgaATTGataggtttgtggttcaagccccagtgcagccacaataaattcagtgcagctgttggaccttgagcccttaactccacattgttGCAGGGGggtttggcccctgcttagtctaaacaattGTAAGTCATGTTGGTTAAAATCATCAGATAAATTACTGTAatttatgtaatgtattgttattataaCACGATACGTAATTATAACTAAAAATGGTCACCTTATTAggtcaattgcagtgtgcttagTTGGTGTTTAAAGCCCAGGTTTAGACATCttgaccacagaactgcattacaactggGGTAATGctccaaacaaataaaataaggaTGAACTGTTCTGTGATCTGTGGTCTATGGTTTTAAACCTGGAGGTGTGAACTCCATTTAAACACGCAGATAACCCAAAATGTTCATTCCACGTTGATTCAACCAAATGTGATACAAATCTAAACATTTTAtattgcttttatgtatttactcTTTATTTGACCaggaattctgaaaaaaaagggGATCCTAATCGAAATAATAGATCAATACAACCACatgcatttgaaacattttaaataatgatgGAATTAATTAAACACAGTGGTTTGTGTAAGATGCCTAACTAGTCCATGGTTAAAGCTAAAGTAAGAGAGTGACTAACTAGCCCATGGGCTAACATACAGTAAGAGAGTGACTAACTAGTCCATGGTTAAAGCTAAAGTAAGAGAGTGACTAACTAGCCCATGGGCTAACATACAGTAAGAGAGTGACTAACTAGCCCATGGGCTAACATACAGTAAGAGAGTGACTAACTAGCCCATGGGCTAACATACAGTAAGAGAGTGACTAACTAGCCCATGGGCTAACATACAGTAAGAGAGTGACTAACTAGCCCATGGGCTAACATACAGTAAGAGAGTGACTAACCTGCTCATGGGCTAACATACAGTAAGAGAGTGACTACTAGCCCATGAGAGTAACTACCAGCTTATGGGTGAACCTCAGAAAGACAGTAACcctggttcgattcccagtcctgccaaaaacTGAGTTTGGCCGGCATAACtggggggaggactcagcgggggaAGGCTCGTTGAATACAGCAACAGCTAAATAAGAGTGATTGTTTTGCAGGTGGACCTGCACTTCAAGGAGAGCTTCCTGGGCTCCTGTAGCCTCAACAACCCTTGGATCTGCTCCACTGGGGACTGCGGGGTTGTTGCTTCAACTCAAATCGGCGCTGTATCCAGTGGAAGTGAGGCTTGTCAACATGAGGGAATCGTGCAGGTTAACGTGACAACGAACAAGCCTTTTGAAATGAGGTAAGTCCA encodes:
- the LOC133123683 gene encoding uncharacterized protein LOC133123683; the encoded protein is MQKFSDDTAIVACIGDGQEDDYRNLVDDFVQWCNVNHMQLNIPKTKEMVVDFRRTKPTMLPVSIEGVSTFRYLGVHLDNKLDWSANTEALYRKGQSRLYFLRRLRSFNVCSNLLWMFYQSVIASVLSYAIVCWGGSIKKRDAGRLERLGVPQGSVLGPLLFLIYMRPLELQRDSDSMAPHTLLLLLALVTGTSCSHFAGGQMSYYPKGRDIYGNYQVDLHFKESFLGSCSLNNPWICSTGDCGVVASTQIGAVSSGSEACQHEGIVQVNVTTNKPFEMSYGSCCWVNNVRTGSGPWNLVSHVDLGIRSDTRAPNRSPLTTILPIISLAKNCPATIKLLSHDMDGDRVRCRFGNNGDCGVCASHTQFHLDEETCELHYRGNAATGTHVFEIVVEDFPRKDIWLSYSDGSKTVKHPLPSTPSSSVTPISKVPLHFVIKVKPSLASCTAGLLLPLLVTPSPQYGDILNATVGKPLEIHIAAQAQQSNITDIVATGPLGISHTFNIGSGKMITKWMPKDRDVGDHFPVCFSAESRSG